A DNA window from Streptococcus parapneumoniae contains the following coding sequences:
- the gatA gene encoding Asp-tRNA(Asn)/Glu-tRNA(Gln) amidotransferase subunit GatA, whose translation MTFNNKTIEDLHNLLVSKEISATELTQATLEDIQSRETAINAFVTIAEEQALAQAKAIDEAGIDTDNVLSGIPLAVKDNISTDGILTTAASKMLYNYEPIFDATAVANAKAKGMIVVGKTNMDEFAMGGSGETSHYGATKNAWDHSKVPGGSSSGSAAAVASGQVRLSLGSDTGGSIRQPAAFNGIVGLKPTYGTVSRFGLIAFGSSLDQIGPFAPTVKENALLLNAIASEDAKDSTSAPVRIADFTSKIGQDIKGMRIALPKEYLGEGIDPEVKEAILNAAKHFEKLGAIVEEVSLPHSKYGVAVYYIIASSEASSNLQRFDGIRYGYRAEDATNLDEIYVNSRSQGFGEEVKRRIMLGTFSLSSGYYDAYYKKAGQVRTLIIQDFEKVFADYDLILGPTAPSVAYDLDSLNHDPVAMYLADLLTIPVNLAGLPGISIPAGFSQGLPVGLQLIGPKYSEETIYQAAAAFEATTDYHKQQPVIFGGDN comes from the coding sequence ATGACTTTTAACAATAAAACCATTGAAGACTTGCACAATCTCCTTGTTTCTAAGGAAATTTCAGCAACAGAATTGACACAAGCTACGCTTGAAGATATCCAATCTCGCGAGACAGCTATTAACGCTTTTGTTACCATCGCTGAGGAGCAAGCCCTTGCTCAAGCTAAAGCTATTGATGAAGCTGGAATTGACACTGACAATGTCCTTTCAGGAATTCCACTTGCAGTTAAAGATAATATCTCTACAGACGGCATTCTCACAACTGCTGCCTCAAAAATGCTCTACAACTATGAGCCAATCTTTGATGCGACTGCGGTTGCTAATGCAAAAGCTAAAGGCATGATTGTCGTAGGGAAAACTAACATGGACGAATTTGCCATGGGTGGATCAGGTGAAACTTCTCACTATGGCGCTACTAAAAATGCATGGGACCACAGCAAAGTTCCTGGTGGCTCATCAAGTGGTTCAGCCGCAGCTGTAGCCTCAGGACAAGTCCGCTTGTCACTTGGTTCTGATACTGGTGGTTCCATCCGCCAACCTGCTGCCTTCAACGGGATTGTTGGTCTCAAACCAACCTACGGAACAGTTTCTCGTTTCGGTCTCATTGCCTTCGGTAGCTCATTAGATCAAATCGGACCTTTCGCACCAACTGTTAAGGAAAACGCCCTCTTGCTCAACGCTATTGCCAGCGAAGATGCTAAAGACTCTACCTCTGCCCCTGTCCGCATTGCCGACTTTACTTCAAAAATCGGCCAAGACATCAAGGGCATGAGAATCGCTTTGCCTAAGGAATATCTTGGCGAAGGGATTGACCCAGAAGTTAAGGAAGCCATTCTAAATGCAGCTAAACACTTTGAAAAACTTGGCGCTATCGTCGAAGAAGTCAGCCTGCCTCACTCTAAATACGGTGTTGCCGTTTACTACATCATCGCTTCATCAGAAGCTTCATCAAACTTGCAACGTTTTGACGGTATCCGTTATGGCTACCGCGCAGAAGATGCAACCAACCTTGATGAAATCTATGTAAACAGCCGTAGCCAAGGTTTTGGTGAAGAAGTGAAGCGCCGTATCATGCTAGGTACTTTCAGCCTTTCATCAGGTTACTACGATGCTTACTACAAGAAGGCTGGTCAAGTTCGCACCCTCATCATTCAAGATTTCGAAAAAGTCTTCGCGGATTACGACTTGATTTTGGGTCCAACTGCTCCAAGTGTTGCTTATGACTTGGATTCTCTCAACCACGATCCAGTTGCTATGTACTTGGCTGATCTCTTGACCATCCCAGTCAACTTAGCTGGTCTCCCAGGAATTTCGATTCCAGCTGGATTCTCTCAAGGTCTACCAGTCGGTCTGCAATTGATTGGTCCTAAGTACTCTGAGGAAACCATTTACCAAGCTGCTGCTGCTTTTGAGGCGACAACAGACTACCACAAACAACAACCCGTGATTTTTGGAGGTGACAACTAA
- the gatB gene encoding Asp-tRNA(Asn)/Glu-tRNA(Gln) amidotransferase subunit GatB, whose amino-acid sequence MNFETVIGLEVHVELNTNSKIFSPTSAHFGNDQNANTNVIDWSFPGVLPVLNKGVVDAGIKAALALNMDIHKKMHFDRKNYFYPDNPKAYQISQFDEPIGYNGWIEVELEDGTTKKIGIERAHLEEDAGKNTHGTDGYSYVDLNRQGVPLIEIVSEADMRSPEEAYAYLTALKEVIQYAGISDVKMEEGSMRVDANISLRPYGQEKFGTKTELKNLNSFSNVRKGLEYEVQRQAEILRSGGQIRQETRRYDEANKATILMRVKEGAADYRYFPEPDLPLFEISDEWIEEMRTELPEFPKERRAHYVSDLGLSDYDASQLTANKVTSDFFEKAVALGGDAKQVSNWLQGEVAQFLNAEGKTLEQIELTPENLVEMIAIIEDGTISSKIAKQVFVHLAKNGGGAREYVEKAGMVQISDPAVLIPIIHQVFADNEAAVADFKSGKRNADKAFTGFLMKATKGQANPQVALKLLAQELAKLKED is encoded by the coding sequence ATGAACTTTGAAACAGTCATTGGACTTGAAGTCCACGTAGAGCTAAACACCAATTCAAAAATCTTCTCACCGACTTCTGCCCACTTTGGAAATGACCAAAATGCCAACACTAACGTGATTGACTGGTCTTTCCCAGGAGTTCTGCCAGTCCTCAATAAAGGTGTTGTTGATGCCGGTATCAAGGCTGCTCTTGCCCTCAATATGGACATCCACAAAAAGATGCACTTTGACCGCAAGAACTACTTCTACCCTGATAATCCAAAAGCCTACCAAATTTCTCAGTTTGATGAGCCAATCGGTTATAATGGTTGGATTGAAGTCGAGCTAGAAGACGGTACGACTAAGAAAATCGGTATCGAACGTGCCCACCTAGAAGAAGACGCTGGTAAAAACACCCACGGTACAGACGGCTACTCTTACGTTGACCTTAACCGCCAAGGGGTACCTTTGATTGAGATTGTATCTGAAGCCGATATGCGTTCGCCAGAAGAAGCCTATGCTTACCTAACCGCCCTCAAGGAAGTTATCCAGTACGCTGGCATTTCTGACGTTAAGATGGAAGAAGGTTCTATGCGTGTGGATGCCAATATTTCTCTTCGTCCTTATGGTCAAGAAAAATTCGGTACCAAGACTGAGTTGAAGAACCTCAACTCCTTCTCAAACGTTCGCAAAGGTCTTGAATACGAGGTTCAACGTCAAGCTGAAATCCTTCGCTCAGGTGGTCAAATCCGCCAAGAAACACGCCGTTACGATGAAGCTAACAAGGCAACCATCCTCATGCGTGTCAAGGAAGGCGCTGCTGACTACCGCTACTTCCCAGAACCAGACCTACCTCTCTTTGAAATCTCAGACGAGTGGATTGAGGAAATGCGTACTGAATTACCAGAGTTTCCAAAGGAACGCCGTGCACACTACGTATCTGACCTTGGTTTGTCAGACTACGATGCTAGCCAGTTGACTGCAAACAAAGTTACATCTGACTTCTTTGAGAAAGCTGTTGCTCTTGGTGGTGATGCCAAGCAAGTCTCTAACTGGCTCCAAGGGGAAGTCGCTCAGTTCTTGAACGCAGAAGGCAAGACACTGGAACAAATCGAATTGACACCAGAAAACTTGGTTGAAATGATTGCCATCATCGAAGACGGTACTATCTCTTCTAAGATTGCCAAGCAAGTCTTTGTCCACCTGGCTAAAAATGGCGGTGGCGCGCGTGAATACGTGGAAAAAGCTGGCATGGTTCAAATCTCAGATCCAGCTGTCTTGATTCCAATTATCCACCAAGTCTTTGCGGATAATGAAGCCGCAGTTGCCGACTTCAAGTCAGGCAAACGTAACGCAGATAAGGCCTTTACAGGATTCCTTATGAAAGCAACCAAAGGCCAAGCTAACCCACAAGTCGCCCTTAAACTTCTTGCACAAGAATTAGCGAAGTTGAAAGAAGATTAA
- a CDS encoding acetyl-CoA carboxylase carboxyl transferase subunit alpha, whose protein sequence is MNIAKIVREAREQSRLTSLDFATGIFDEFIQLHGDRSFRDDGAVVGGIGWLGDQAVTVVGIQKGKSLQDNLKRNFGQPHPEGYRKALRLMKQAEKFGRPVVTFINTAGAYPGVGAEERGQGEAIARNLMEMSDLKVPIIAIIIGEGGSGGALALAVADRVWMLENSIYAILSPEGFASILWKDGSRAMEAAELMKITSHELLEMDVVDKVISEAGLSSKELIKSVKKELQAELALLSQKPLEELLEERYQRFRKY, encoded by the coding sequence ATGAATATTGCAAAAATAGTCAGAGAAGCGCGTGAGCAGAGTCGCTTGACAAGCTTGGACTTTGCGACAGGCATTTTTGATGAATTTATCCAATTACACGGTGATCGTTCTTTTCGAGATGATGGTGCAGTTGTTGGTGGTATCGGATGGCTTGGAGACCAAGCTGTAACAGTGGTTGGTATCCAAAAAGGCAAGAGTTTGCAAGACAACCTCAAACGGAATTTTGGACAACCGCATCCAGAAGGCTACCGCAAGGCTCTACGGTTGATGAAACAGGCTGAAAAATTTGGCCGTCCAGTTGTGACCTTTATCAATACAGCAGGTGCCTATCCTGGTGTCGGAGCGGAAGAACGCGGTCAAGGGGAAGCTATCGCTCGCAATCTCATGGAAATGAGTGACCTGAAAGTTCCTATTATCGCCATTATTATCGGTGAAGGTGGTTCAGGTGGAGCTCTGGCTCTAGCCGTTGCAGACCGTGTTTGGATGCTGGAAAATTCTATTTATGCTATTCTCAGTCCAGAAGGTTTTGCTTCCATTCTATGGAAGGACGGCAGTCGTGCCATGGAAGCGGCAGAACTGATGAAAATCACTTCGCATGAACTGTTAGAAATGGACGTGGTGGATAAGGTGATTTCTGAAGCAGGACTTTCTAGCAAAGAACTGATTAAGAGTGTCAAAAAAGAACTCCAAGCTGAGCTAGCTCTACTTTCACAAAAACCGCTAGAAGAGTTGTTGGAAGAACGCTATCAAAGATTTAGAAAATACTAA
- the accB gene encoding acetyl-CoA carboxylase biotin carboxyl carrier protein, translating into MNLNDIKDLMAQFDQSSLREFSYKNGTNELQFSKNEARLVSEVASQVAPAPVLTTPSPVATTSTPAETVTEEVPAPAEASVAAEGDVVESPLVGVAYLAAGPDKPAFVTVGDSVKKGQTLVIIEAMKVMNEIPAPKDGVVTEILVSNEEMVEFGKGLVRIK; encoded by the coding sequence ATGAATTTAAACGATATTAAAGACTTGATGGCCCAATTTGACCAGTCAAGTTTGAGAGAATTTTCTTATAAGAATGGGACGAATGAGTTGCAGTTTAGCAAGAATGAAGCGAGACTTGTATCTGAAGTTGCATCTCAAGTCGCTCCAGCGCCCGTTCTAACAACACCGAGTCCAGTGGCTACTACATCTACTCCAGCAGAGACTGTAACAGAAGAGGTTCCAGCACCAGCTGAAGCAAGTGTGGCTGCTGAGGGAGATGTTGTAGAGAGCCCACTTGTTGGGGTGGCTTACTTGGCTGCTGGTCCAGATAAACCTGCCTTTGTAACAGTTGGCGATAGTGTCAAAAAAGGTCAAACATTGGTGATCATCGAAGCCATGAAAGTCATGAATGAAATTCCTGCACCTAAGGATGGTGTGGTAACTGAAATTCTCGTCTCTAACGAAGAAATGGTTGAGTTTGGTAAAGGATTGGTACGCATCAAATGA
- the efp gene encoding elongation factor P, translated as MIEASKLKAGMTFETADGKLIRVLEASHHKPGKGNTIMRMKLRDVRTGSTFDTSYRPEEKFEQAIIETVPAQYLYKMDETAYFMNTETYDQYEIPVVNVENELLYILENSDVKIQFYGTEVIGVTVPTTVELTVAETQPSIKGATVTGSGKPATMETGLVVNVPDFIEAGQKLIINTAEGTYVSRA; from the coding sequence ATGATTGAAGCAAGCAAATTGAAAGCTGGTATGACATTTGAAACTGCAGACGGAAAATTGATCCGCGTTTTGGAAGCTAGCCACCACAAACCAGGTAAAGGGAACACGATCATGCGTATGAAATTGCGTGATGTCCGTACTGGTTCTACATTTGACACAAGCTACCGTCCAGAAGAAAAATTCGAACAAGCTATTATCGAGACTGTTCCAGCTCAATACTTGTACAAAATGGATGAAACTGCCTACTTCATGAATACTGAAACTTACGACCAATACGAAATCCCAGTCGTAAACGTTGAAAATGAATTGCTTTACATCCTTGAAAACTCTGATGTGAAAATCCAATTCTACGGAACTGAAGTAATCGGTGTCACTGTACCAACTACTGTTGAATTAACAGTCGCTGAAACACAACCATCTATCAAAGGTGCTACTGTTACAGGTTCTGGTAAACCAGCAACTATGGAAACTGGACTTGTTGTCAACGTTCCTGACTTCATCGAAGCTGGACAAAAATTGATCATCAACACTGCAGAAGGAACTTACGTTTCTCGTGCCTAA
- the accD gene encoding acetyl-CoA carboxylase, carboxyltransferase subunit beta, which produces MALFSKKDKYIRINPNRSVREKPQAKPEVPDELFSQCPGCKHTIYQKDLGSERICPHCSYTFRISAQERLALTIDMGTFKELFTGIESKDPLHFPGYQKKLASMREKTGLDEAVVTGTALIKDQTVALGIMDSNFIMASMGTVVGEKITRLFEYATVEQLPVVLFTASGGARMQEGIMSLMQMAKISAAVKRHSNAGLFYLTILTDPTTGGVTASFAMEGDIILAEPQSLVGFAGRRVIENTVRESLPEDFQKAEFLLEHGFVDAIVKRRDLPDTIASLVRLHGGGPR; this is translated from the coding sequence ATGGCTCTATTTAGTAAAAAAGATAAGTATATTCGAATCAATCCCAATCGTTCGGTTAGGGAAAAACCTCAAGCTAAGCCAGAGGTTCCAGATGAATTATTTTCCCAGTGTCCGGGTTGTAAGCATACCATCTACCAGAAGGATCTGGGAAGTGAGCGTATCTGTCCACATTGTAGCTATACCTTTCGTATTTCTGCCCAAGAACGCTTGGCTTTGACGATTGATATGGGAACCTTCAAGGAATTGTTTACGGGGATTGAAAGTAAGGATCCCTTGCATTTCCCTGGTTATCAAAAGAAACTGGCATCTATGCGTGAAAAAACAGGTCTGGATGAAGCTGTTGTGACAGGAACTGCTCTTATTAAAGATCAGACTGTGGCTCTTGGTATTATGGATTCCAACTTTATCATGGCTTCTATGGGTACGGTTGTAGGGGAAAAAATCACTCGCTTATTTGAGTATGCAACTGTCGAACAATTGCCAGTTGTTCTCTTCACAGCCTCTGGTGGAGCCCGTATGCAGGAAGGAATCATGAGTCTCATGCAGATGGCCAAAATTTCTGCAGCAGTTAAACGCCATTCAAATGCTGGTCTCTTTTACCTGACCATTTTGACAGATCCAACGACTGGTGGTGTGACAGCTTCTTTCGCTATGGAAGGCGATATTATTCTGGCTGAACCACAGAGCTTGGTCGGTTTTGCTGGGCGTCGTGTCATTGAAAATACGGTTCGTGAAAGCTTGCCTGAGGATTTCCAAAAGGCAGAATTCCTATTGGAACATGGCTTTGTGGATGCGATTGTCAAAAGAAGAGATTTGCCAGACACCATTGCTAGCCTAGTCAGATTGCACGGAGGGGGTCCTAGATGA
- the nusB gene encoding transcription antitermination factor NusB, translating into MTSPLLESRRELRKCAFQALMSLEFGTDMETACHFAYTHDREDADVQIPAFLLNLVSGVQAQKDELDKQINQHLKSGWTVERLTLVEKNLLRLGIFEITSFDTPQLVAVNEAIELAKNFSDQKSARFINGLLSQFVTEENE; encoded by the coding sequence ATGACTAGTCCATTATTAGAATCTAGACGTGAACTTCGTAAATGCGCTTTTCAAGCTCTTATGAGCCTTGAATTCGGCACAGATATGGAAACAGCTTGTCACTTTGCCTACACACATGACCGTGAAGATGCTGATGTGCAGATCCCTGCCTTTCTTCTGAACTTGGTTTCTGGTGTTCAAGCACAAAAAGACGAGTTGGATAAACAAATCAACCAGCACCTCAAGTCAGGCTGGACAGTTGAACGATTGACCTTGGTCGAAAAAAACTTACTACGCTTGGGTATCTTTGAAATCACATCATTTGATACACCTCAGCTGGTAGCAGTCAATGAAGCTATTGAACTTGCCAAGAATTTTTCAGATCAAAAATCAGCCCGCTTTATCAACGGACTGCTTAGTCAATTTGTAACTGAAGAAAATGAATAA
- a CDS encoding Asp23/Gls24 family envelope stress response protein has protein sequence MGIEEQFGEIVIAPRVLEKIIAIATAKVDGVHSFSNKSVSDTLSKLSLGRGVYLKESNEELTADIYLYLEYGVKVPKVAMAIQKAVKDAVRNMADVELSVVNIHVAGIVPDKTPKPELKDLFNEDFLND, from the coding sequence ATGGGAATTGAAGAACAATTTGGCGAAATCGTTATCGCTCCACGTGTACTTGAAAAAATCATTGCCATCGCAACTGCTAAAGTTGATGGTGTCCACTCATTTTCAAATAAATCCGTATCTGATACCCTATCAAAACTCTCTCTTGGTCGTGGCGTCTACTTAAAAGAAAGCAACGAAGAGCTAACTGCTGACATCTATCTCTATCTTGAGTACGGTGTGAAAGTACCTAAAGTCGCTATGGCTATCCAAAAAGCTGTTAAGGACGCTGTTCGTAATATGGCTGATGTGGAACTTTCTGTTGTCAATATTCACGTTGCGGGAATCGTTCCGGATAAAACTCCGAAACCAGAGTTGAAAGATCTATTTAACGAGGACTTCCTCAATGACTAG
- a CDS encoding 2,3-butanediol dehydrogenase, with protein MATMKAARWHAAKDVRIQEVEIPEVLPHQVKVAVKFTGICGTDLHEFLDGPIFIPTEEHVYSGQKAPVTLGHEFSGEIVEVGSDVTRVKVGDRVAVEPILAKNNLVGNYNLDPNLNFVGLAADGGFAKYCVLDGDLVHVIPDSLSYEQAALTEPAAVAVYAVRQSALKAGDTAAVFGLGPIGLLIVEALRAAGASKIYAVELSPERQAKAEELGAIVVRPEEGETAVEAIHRLTNGGVDVSYEVTGVPVVLGQALAAVHKAGECMVVSIWEREANINPNEFAIQEKTLKGIIAYRHIFPKVLELMEQGYFSAEKLVTKKIKLENIVEEGFIELTQDKSQIKILVEPE; from the coding sequence ATGGCTACTATGAAAGCAGCTCGCTGGCATGCAGCAAAAGATGTTCGTATTCAAGAAGTAGAAATTCCTGAAGTACTTCCGCACCAAGTAAAAGTTGCAGTTAAATTCACAGGGATTTGTGGTACTGACCTCCACGAATTTTTAGATGGCCCTATCTTCATCCCAACAGAAGAACATGTCTATTCTGGTCAAAAAGCCCCGGTAACACTTGGACATGAATTTTCTGGTGAAATTGTAGAAGTCGGAAGCGATGTTACTCGTGTTAAAGTTGGTGATCGTGTTGCTGTAGAACCAATTCTAGCTAAGAATAACTTAGTTGGTAATTATAATTTGGATCCAAACCTTAATTTTGTCGGTTTGGCTGCAGACGGTGGATTTGCCAAATATTGTGTTTTAGACGGTGACTTAGTACATGTCATTCCAGATAGCTTAAGCTATGAGCAAGCTGCTCTCACTGAGCCAGCTGCTGTTGCAGTTTATGCAGTTCGTCAATCAGCACTAAAAGCTGGTGATACTGCTGCTGTCTTTGGCTTAGGTCCGATTGGTCTCTTAATTGTAGAAGCCCTTCGTGCAGCGGGTGCTTCTAAGATTTATGCTGTTGAACTATCACCTGAACGTCAAGCAAAAGCTGAAGAGTTAGGAGCTATCGTTGTCCGTCCGGAAGAAGGTGAAACAGCTGTTGAAGCTATTCATCGTTTAACAAACGGTGGTGTAGATGTTTCCTATGAAGTAACGGGTGTGCCAGTAGTTTTAGGACAAGCCTTAGCTGCCGTGCATAAAGCAGGTGAGTGCATGGTGGTCTCTATCTGGGAACGAGAAGCAAATATTAATCCGAATGAATTTGCAATCCAAGAAAAGACACTAAAAGGAATCATTGCTTATCGACATATCTTCCCTAAAGTATTAGAATTGATGGAACAAGGCTACTTCTCTGCTGAAAAATTAGTTACTAAGAAAATTAAATTGGAAAATATCGTCGAAGAAGGCTTTATCGAATTAACTCAAGATAAGTCACAAATTAAAATTTTGGTAGAACCAGAATAA
- the accC gene encoding acetyl-CoA carboxylase biotin carboxylase subunit, with translation MFRKILIANRGEIAVRIIRAARELGIATVAVYSTADKEALHTLLADEAVCIGPGKATESYLNINAVLSAAVLTEAEAIHPGFGFLSENSKFATMCEEVGIKFIGPSGHVMDMMGDKINARAQMIKAGVPVIPGSDGEVHNSEEALIVAEKIGYPVMLKASAGGGGKGIRKVEKPEDLVSAFETASSEAKANYGNGAMYIERVIYPARHIEVQILGDEHGNVIHLGERDCSLQRNNQKVLEESPSIAIGKTLRHEIGSAAVRAAESVGYENAGTIEFLLDEVSGNFYFMEMNTRVQVEHPVTEFVSGVDIVKEQIRIAAGHPLSVKQEDIVLRGHAIECRINAENPAFNFAPSPGKITNLYLPSGGVGLRVDSAVYPGYTIPPYYDSMIAKIIVHGENRFDALMKMQRALYELEIEGVQTNADFQLDLISDRNVIAGDYDTSFLMETFLPKYQEKE, from the coding sequence ATGTTTCGAAAAATTTTAATTGCCAATCGTGGTGAAATTGCGGTTCGTATTATCCGTGCGGCGCGTGAACTGGGGATTGCGACGGTGGCGGTTTATTCAACTGCTGATAAGGAAGCCCTTCATACGCTTTTGGCAGATGAGGCTGTTTGCATCGGTCCTGGTAAGGCAACTGAGTCTTATCTCAATATCAATGCGGTTCTATCAGCTGCAGTCTTGACTGAGGCAGAAGCCATTCACCCAGGCTTTGGATTTCTCAGTGAAAATTCCAAATTTGCGACCATGTGTGAAGAGGTGGGGATTAAGTTTATCGGCCCATCTGGTCATGTCATGGATATGATGGGAGACAAAATCAATGCGCGTGCTCAGATGATCAAAGCTGGTGTTCCAGTCATTCCAGGTTCAGATGGAGAAGTGCATAACTCTGAGGAAGCCTTGATTGTTGCTGAAAAAATTGGCTACCCTGTTATGCTCAAGGCTTCAGCAGGTGGAGGTGGTAAAGGGATTCGTAAGGTTGAAAAGCCAGAAGACCTCGTTTCAGCCTTTGAAACTGCCTCTAGTGAAGCCAAGGCCAATTATGGCAATGGTGCCATGTACATAGAACGGGTTATCTATCCAGCTCGTCACATCGAGGTTCAAATCCTAGGAGATGAACACGGGAATGTGATTCACTTGGGGGAACGGGATTGTTCTCTACAACGGAACAACCAAAAGGTTTTGGAAGAAAGTCCTTCGATTGCAATCGGGAAAACGCTACGCCATGAAATTGGTTCTGCTGCTGTTCGAGCGGCAGAGTCTGTTGGCTATGAAAATGCAGGGACCATTGAGTTTCTTCTTGATGAAGTCAGTGGCAATTTCTATTTCATGGAAATGAATACTCGTGTACAAGTAGAACATCCAGTAACAGAATTTGTTTCAGGTGTGGATATCGTTAAGGAACAGATTCGCATTGCGGCAGGTCATCCTTTGTCTGTTAAGCAAGAAGATATTGTCCTACGCGGTCATGCCATCGAGTGTCGTATCAATGCAGAAAACCCAGCCTTTAACTTTGCTCCAAGTCCAGGTAAGATTACTAATCTCTATCTGCCAAGTGGTGGAGTTGGCTTGCGCGTGGATTCAGCAGTTTATCCAGGTTATACCATTCCGCCTTATTATGATAGTATGATTGCTAAAATCATCGTTCATGGAGAAAATCGTTTTGATGCCTTGATGAAAATGCAACGTGCCCTCTATGAACTAGAGATTGAAGGGGTGCAGACCAATGCAGATTTCCAGCTTGACCTCATTTCAGATCGCAATGTCATTGCTGGAGATTACGATACTTCCTTCTTGATGGAAACTTTCTTACCTAAATATCAAGAAAAAGAATAA
- the fabZ gene encoding 3-hydroxyacyl-ACP dehydratase FabZ, with protein MIDIQGIKEALPHRYPMLLVDRVLEVSEDTIVAIKNVTINEPFFNGHFPQYPVMPGVLIMEALAQTAGVLELSKPENKGKLVFYAGMDKVKFKKQVVPGDQLLMTATFVKRRGTIAVVEAKAEVDGKLAASGTLTFAIGN; from the coding sequence ATGATCGATATTCAAGGAATCAAAGAAGCCCTTCCCCACCGTTATCCTATGCTCCTAGTGGACCGTGTCTTGGAAGTGAGCGAGGATACCATCGTTGCCATCAAAAATGTGACCATCAATGAGCCTTTCTTTAACGGCCATTTTCCTCAATACCCAGTTATGCCAGGTGTTCTGATTATGGAAGCCTTGGCGCAAACTGCTGGTGTCTTGGAGTTATCAAAACCTGAAAATAAAGGAAAACTGGTCTTTTACGCTGGTATGGACAAGGTTAAGTTCAAGAAGCAAGTTGTACCAGGCGACCAATTGCTTATGACAGCGACTTTTGTAAAACGTCGTGGCACCATAGCTGTGGTTGAAGCAAAGGCTGAAGTGGATGGCAAGCTTGCAGCTAGTGGTACTCTTACCTTTGCAATAGGGAACTAA
- the gatC gene encoding Asp-tRNA(Asn)/Glu-tRNA(Gln) amidotransferase subunit GatC yields MKITQEEVTHVANLSKLRFSEEETAAFATTLSKIVDMVELLGEVDTTGVAPTTTMADRKTVLRPDVAEEGTDRDRLFKNVPEKDNYYIKVPAILDDGGDA; encoded by the coding sequence ATGAAAATTACGCAAGAAGAGGTAACACACGTTGCCAATCTTTCAAAATTAAGATTCTCTGAAGAAGAAACCGCTGCCTTTGCGACTACCTTGTCTAAGATTGTTGACATGGTTGAGTTGCTAGGCGAAGTCGACACAACCGGTGTCGCACCTACTACAACCATGGCTGACCGTAAAACCGTTCTCCGACCTGATGTGGCCGAAGAAGGGACAGATCGTGATCGCTTGTTTAAAAACGTACCTGAAAAAGACAACTACTATATCAAGGTACCAGCTATCCTAGACGATGGAGGAGATGCCTAA